One stretch of Eretmochelys imbricata isolate rEreImb1 chromosome 1, rEreImb1.hap1, whole genome shotgun sequence DNA includes these proteins:
- the RBBP7 gene encoding histone-binding protein RBBP7, with protein MANKEMFEDTVEERVINEEYKIWKKNTPFLYDLVMTHALEWPSLTVQWLPDVTRPEGKDYALHWLVLGTHTSDEQNHLVVARVQIPNDDAQFDASHYDSEKGEFGGFGSVTGKIETEIKINHEGEVNRARYMPQNPCIIATKTPSSDVLVFDYTKHPSKPDPSGECNPDLRLRGHQKEGYGLSWNSNLSGHLLSASDDHTVCLWDISGGPKEGKVVDAKAIFTGHSAVVEDVAWHLLHESLFGSVADDQKLMIWDTRSNTTSKPSHSVDAHTAEVNCLSFNPYSEFILATGSADKTVALWDLRNLKLKLHSFESHKDEIFQVHWSPHNETILASSGTDRRLNVWDLSKIGEEQSAEDAEDGPPELLFIHGGHTAKISDFSWNPNEPWVICSVSEDNIMQIWQMAENIYNDEEPDIAASELEGQGT; from the exons ATGGCGAATAAAGAGA TGTTCGAGGACACCGTGGAGGAGCGTGTCATCAACGAAGAGTACAAAATCTGGAAGAAGAACACCCCGTTCCTGTATGACCTGGTGATGACCCACGCCCTCGAGTGGCCCAGCCTCACGGTGCAGTGGCTGCCTGATGTGACGAG GCCTGAAGGAAAGGATTATGCCCTTCATTGGCTAGTGTTGGGAACACATACCTCCGATGAACAAAACCATTTGGTTGTTGCAAGGGTCCAGATTCCTAATGATGATGCTCAGTTTGATGCTTCTCACTATGATAGTGAGAAGGGAG aatttGGTGGCTTTGGATCTGTAACTGGTAAAattgaaactgaaattaaaattaacCATGAAGGTGAAGTAAATCGTGCTCGCTACATGCCCCAGAACCCGTGCATCATTGCTACAAAAACACCTTCCTCTGATGTGCTGGTTTTTGATTACACCAAACATCCATCTAAACCAG ACCCAAGTGGAGAATGTAATCCTGACCTTAGGCTAAGAGGACACCAAAAAGAAGGCTACGGTTTATCATGGAATTCCAATTTGAGTGGACACCTTCTCAGTGCATCTGATGATCAT ACTGTTTGTCTGTGGGATATAAGTGGAGGACCAAAAGAAGGCAAAGTTGTTGATGCTAAAGCAATCTTTACGGGACATTCTGCAGTAGTAGAAGATGTGGCATGGCATCTGCTTCATGAATCTTTATTTGGATCAGTTGCTGATGATCAGAAGCTTATGAT TTGGGACACGAGGTCCAATACTACATCCAAGCCAAGTCATTCTGTAGATGCCCATACAGCCGAGGTCAACTGCCTGTCCTTCAATCCCTACAGCGAGTTCATTCTAGCAACTGGTTCTGCTGACAAG ACTGTGGCTTTGTGGGAtctgcgaaaccttaaattaaaacTTCATTCTTTTGAGTCTCATAAGGATGAAATCTTTCAG GTTCACTGGTCTCCTCATAATGAAACAATTCTTGCTTCAAGTGGTACTGATCGTCGGCTAAACGTATGGGATCTAAG TAAAATTGGAGAAGAGCAATCTGCAGAGGATGCAGAAGATGGGCCTCCTGAACTTTTG TTTATTCATGGAGGACACACTGCAAAGATTTCAGATTTTAGTTGGAACCCTAACGAACCCTGGGTAATCTGCTCTGTATCTGAGGACAACATAATGCAAATATGGCAAATG GCTGAAAACATTTACAATGATGAAGAACCAGATATAGCAGCGTCAGAACTGGAGGGTCAAGGAACATAA